Proteins encoded by one window of uncultured Draconibacterium sp.:
- a CDS encoding alpha amylase C-terminal domain-containing protein: MKKYLPKLVQDDKWLEPFSGVISDRMILAERKEKELTGGKSLADFATGHLYFGLHKTNSGWVMREWAPNATHIFLVGTFNDWQEGAEYAFSHLENGVWELELQEHQLAHGDLYALNIHWAINFGKRIPAWANRVVQDENTHMFNAQVWAPEKAYEWINSDFQRTDEPPLIYEGHIGMAGEEECVHTYNEFREKMLPRIKANGYNVIQLMAIPEHPYYGSFGYHVSSFFAASSRFGTPYELKQLIDEAHEMGIAVIMDLVHSHAVKNEVEGLGNYDGTRYQFFHDGGKGVHPAWDSYCFNYGKNEVLHFLLSNISYWLTEYKFDGFRFDGVTSMLYFNHGLEIAFTNYDDYFNANVDHEATTYFKLANKLIKQVSPGALSIAEDMSGMPGLATSIEDGGLGFDYRMAMGVPDFWIKTIKEKSDDEWEVGDIFYQLTSKRMDEKVVSYAESHDQALVGDKTIIFRLIDKEMYFSMRKDQPNLTVDRGIALHKMIRLATASTAGGAYLNFMGNEFGHPEWIDFPREGNNWSYSHARRIWSIAEDQELKFHWLYDFDKEMIQLINQNKILTVPSVDKVLENKPDKVLAYHRGLFLFVFNFNPTQSFTDYGIPLGSGKYEIVLNTDSGRFGGHDLVDEEISYYTMPVKGMDSQHYLKLYLPSRTALVLKKVDIPKVK, encoded by the coding sequence CACCAAACGCTACGCACATATTTTTGGTGGGTACGTTTAATGATTGGCAGGAAGGCGCTGAGTATGCTTTCTCGCATCTGGAAAATGGTGTTTGGGAACTCGAACTTCAGGAACACCAACTGGCACACGGCGATCTGTATGCTTTAAATATTCACTGGGCAATAAATTTTGGAAAGCGAATACCCGCCTGGGCAAACCGGGTTGTGCAAGACGAAAATACGCACATGTTTAATGCACAGGTGTGGGCCCCGGAAAAAGCTTACGAATGGATAAATTCTGACTTTCAGCGTACCGATGAGCCACCGTTGATTTACGAGGGCCACATTGGAATGGCCGGAGAAGAGGAGTGTGTTCATACCTACAATGAGTTTCGCGAAAAGATGTTGCCCCGTATTAAAGCAAACGGTTACAATGTAATTCAGTTAATGGCCATTCCGGAACACCCTTATTACGGGAGTTTTGGCTACCACGTAAGTAGCTTTTTTGCTGCATCGTCGCGTTTTGGAACACCCTACGAACTAAAGCAACTCATTGATGAAGCCCATGAAATGGGCATTGCAGTTATTATGGATTTGGTTCACTCGCATGCTGTAAAAAATGAGGTTGAAGGACTGGGAAATTATGATGGCACTCGCTATCAGTTTTTTCACGATGGCGGAAAAGGTGTGCATCCGGCATGGGACAGTTACTGTTTTAACTACGGTAAAAATGAAGTATTACACTTTTTGTTATCAAATATAAGCTATTGGCTCACCGAATATAAATTCGATGGCTTTCGTTTTGATGGGGTAACCAGTATGCTGTATTTTAACCATGGACTGGAAATCGCCTTCACAAATTACGACGACTATTTTAATGCCAATGTCGATCATGAAGCCACAACTTACTTTAAGCTGGCTAATAAATTGATAAAACAAGTGAGCCCAGGAGCTTTATCGATTGCGGAGGACATGAGTGGAATGCCCGGTTTGGCAACGTCGATTGAGGATGGCGGTTTAGGTTTCGATTATAGAATGGCCATGGGAGTGCCCGATTTCTGGATAAAAACGATAAAAGAAAAATCGGATGACGAATGGGAAGTTGGTGATATTTTTTATCAGCTGACCTCGAAGCGGATGGATGAAAAAGTGGTAAGTTATGCCGAGTCGCACGATCAGGCTTTGGTGGGCGATAAAACAATTATCTTCCGTTTGATCGATAAAGAAATGTATTTCTCGATGCGAAAAGACCAGCCGAATCTTACGGTCGATCGCGGAATTGCATTACATAAAATGATTCGTTTGGCAACTGCGAGTACTGCCGGAGGAGCGTATCTGAATTTTATGGGTAACGAATTCGGACATCCGGAATGGATCGATTTTCCGCGTGAAGGAAACAATTGGTCGTACAGTCATGCCCGAAGAATTTGGAGTATTGCCGAAGATCAGGAGTTGAAATTTCACTGGTTGTACGATTTCGATAAGGAAATGATCCAGCTGATAAATCAGAATAAAATTCTTACGGTGCCTTCGGTTGATAAGGTTTTGGAAAATAAACCGGATAAAGTACTGGCTTACCACCGTGGATTGTTCTTGTTTGTCTTCAATTTTAATCCAACTCAATCCTTTACCGATTATGGTATTCCGTTAGGATCCGGAAAATACGAGATCGTACTAAATACTGATTCTGGTCGTTTTGGTGGTCACGATCTGGTAGATGAAGAAATCAGCTACTACACCATGCCGGTGAAAGGAATGGACAGCCAGCATTACCTGAAACTGTATCTTCCGTCGAGAACGGCGCTGGTACTGAAAAAAGTTGATATTCCGAAAGTGAAGTAA
- a CDS encoding GSCFA domain-containing protein: MAGTKFQTIVELPQFAWQTGYKSKNLFMGSCFTENVGGVMEAQKYPVDINPFGILYNPLSVANGLQILLEEKRFLADDLVEHNGLWHSFSHHGRFSNVDKEQVLDDINSRIKSSSAFIKQADFLFLTFGTAWIYRYKKNGKLVSNCHKIPAREFVRERLSVRQILDVYSQLLPKLWEKNPTLKVVFTVSPIRHWKDGAVENQRSKATLILAVDELIQQFGAAKCGYFPSYEIVMDELRDYRFYAEDMLHISDVAVKHIWERFEHALIDAESIAIAKEVVKITNAVKHRPINKKSLEFSKFLISFLKKTGDLEKRHPYLNLKLEKEYFNVQIEDFGSGDGTIVS; the protein is encoded by the coding sequence ATGGCCGGAACAAAATTTCAAACGATAGTTGAACTGCCACAATTTGCATGGCAAACAGGTTATAAAAGTAAAAACCTGTTTATGGGATCGTGTTTCACCGAGAATGTTGGAGGGGTAATGGAAGCACAGAAATATCCGGTCGACATTAATCCGTTTGGAATATTGTATAATCCGCTATCTGTAGCCAACGGACTACAAATTTTGCTAGAAGAAAAGCGTTTTTTAGCAGACGATTTGGTAGAGCACAACGGGCTTTGGCACAGCTTTAGTCACCATGGCCGTTTTTCAAACGTTGATAAAGAGCAGGTATTGGATGATATCAACAGTCGCATTAAAAGTTCATCTGCATTTATTAAACAGGCCGACTTTCTGTTTCTCACTTTTGGCACAGCATGGATTTATCGTTATAAAAAGAATGGGAAGTTGGTTTCGAATTGCCATAAAATTCCTGCCCGTGAGTTCGTTCGTGAACGATTATCGGTTCGCCAAATTCTTGATGTTTACAGCCAACTACTGCCAAAACTCTGGGAAAAAAATCCAACGTTAAAAGTAGTGTTTACAGTTAGTCCGATCCGTCATTGGAAAGATGGAGCTGTTGAAAATCAGCGAAGTAAGGCCACGCTTATTCTGGCTGTCGACGAATTGATACAGCAGTTTGGCGCTGCAAAATGTGGTTATTTTCCATCGTACGAAATTGTGATGGACGAACTGCGCGATTATCGTTTTTATGCTGAAGATATGTTGCACATTTCGGATGTGGCTGTTAAGCACATTTGGGAACGTTTTGAACACGCACTTATTGATGCTGAAAGTATTGCAATAGCAAAAGAAGTTGTAAAAATCACAAATGCTGTAAAGCATCGTCCAATCAATAAAAAATCCCTTGAATTCTCTAAATTTCTAATTAGCTTTCTGAAAAAAACCGGGGATCTGGAAAAAAGACACCCGTATCTTAATTTAAAGTTAGAAAAAGAATATTTTAACGTACAGATTGAGGATTTCGGAAGTGGCGATGGAACAATTGTAAGTTAA